The following proteins are co-located in the Candidatus Phytoplasma asteris genome:
- a CDS encoding sigma-70 family RNA polymerase sigma factor — MLRQKLFKDFLKNKKNLEIRNQLIELHLPLVKKLAYQFKYYPRVLTKEDLYQEGILGLIKALNNYQDLGYDFVTYATPKIKFAINELIRKSHSPSIPQKTNKPNNISFKEEQYKQPNWDKILNPHQLWLKQVKHELLIKKLKTKLSKNEFNVICLNFGISLEKNNEPNQQPLSNHAIAQKLNLTLKQIENLKKDAIKKLNPNYKNKENKIC; from the coding sequence ATGTTAAGACAAAAATTATTTAAAGATTTTTTAAAAAATAAAAAGAATTTAGAAATTCGCAATCAATTAATCGAACTTCATTTACCTTTAGTAAAAAAACTAGCTTATCAATTTAAATATTATCCTCGAGTTTTAACTAAAGAAGATTTATATCAAGAAGGGATTTTAGGATTAATCAAAGCCCTTAATAATTACCAAGATTTAGGCTATGACTTTGTTACTTATGCAACTCCAAAAATAAAATTTGCAATCAATGAACTAATAAGAAAAAGCCATTCACCTTCAATCCCCCAAAAAACAAACAAACCAAACAATATCAGTTTTAAAGAAGAACAATACAAACAACCTAATTGGGATAAAATCCTTAATCCACATCAATTATGGCTAAAACAAGTAAAACATGAATTATTAATAAAAAAACTAAAAACTAAACTAAGTAAAAATGAATTCAATGTTATTTGTTTAAATTTTGGCATCTCATTAGAAAAAAACAATGAACCTAATCAACAACCCCTATCCAATCATGCCATCGCCCAAAAACTAAATTTAACTTTAAAACAAATAGAAAACTTAAAAAAAGACGCCATCAAAAAACTAAACCCAAATTATAAAAATAAGGAGAATAAAATATGTTAA
- a CDS encoding single-stranded DNA-binding protein → MLNKVQLIGNIAHNLEKQYINSNNEQIPKIDFNLAINNKDKVQYIPCVVFRNQAETMSTYLNKGSKIYAEGALSIQKYTTNEGKTRTTSKVIIQNVIFLDNKTK, encoded by the coding sequence ATGTTAAATAAAGTTCAATTAATCGGTAATATCGCTCATAACCTAGAAAAACAATATATCAATAGCAACAACGAACAAATACCTAAAATAGATTTCAATTTAGCAATTAACAATAAAGATAAAGTTCAATACATCCCTTGTGTCGTTTTTAGAAATCAAGCTGAAACCATGAGTACATATTTAAATAAAGGTTCAAAAATATATGCAGAAGGCGCATTATCCATCCAAAAATATACCACCAACGAAGGTAAAACGCGAACCACATCCAAAGTAATTATTCAAAATGTCATTTTTTTAGATAACAAAACCAAATAA
- a CDS encoding HU family DNA-binding protein, translating into MNKKELIKSIAEVNKTSITQTEEFYNSFENALIKAITSNEEVVLSSKIGKFILKTRKAHTTPETKFIINKQTGKKTGKRTGKNLKIPAKTVVSFKMSKPIKDEVKKLQLK; encoded by the coding sequence ATGAATAAAAAAGAATTAATTAAATCAATAGCTGAGGTAAATAAAACCTCAATAACCCAAACCGAAGAGTTTTACAACTCATTTGAGAATGCTCTAATTAAAGCAATCACATCAAATGAAGAAGTGGTTTTATCCTCTAAAATTGGTAAATTCATCTTAAAAACTAGAAAAGCCCACACAACTCCCGAAACTAAATTCATCATCAATAAACAAACAGGAAAAAAAACAGGAAAAAGAACTGGCAAAAACTTAAAAATACCCGCAAAAACGGTTGTTAGTTTTAAAATGTCAAAACCAATCAAAGATGAAGTCAAAAAACTACAATTAAAATAA
- a CDS encoding DEAD/DEAH box helicase family protein has protein sequence MLLRPRQKQLVDKIIKVLEQRNKSFFIAPTGSGKTIMLSFILKHCCVLKL, from the coding sequence ATGTTATTACGCCCAAGACAAAAACAACTTGTTGATAAAATAATTAAAGTTTTAGAACAAAGAAATAAATCTTTTTTTATTGCTCCTACAGGTTCTGGTAAAACCATTATGTTATCTTTTATATTGAAACACTGTTGTGTTCTAAAACTTTAG
- a CDS encoding HU family DNA-binding protein, which yields MNKKELIKKIAEINKTPITKTEEFYNSLEIALIEAITSNEEVVLSPSIGKFILKTRKSYVGRNPQTGKKLRIPAKTVIAFKLSKTIKDEIKDLKLK from the coding sequence ATGAATAAAAAAGAATTAATTAAAAAAATCGCCGAAATTAATAAAACCCCAATAACAAAAACTGAGGAATTTTACAACTCATTGGAAATTGCATTAATCGAAGCCATCACATCCAATGAAGAAGTGGTTTTATCACCTTCTATCGGTAAATTTATCTTAAAAACTAGAAAATCTTATGTAGGGAGAAACCCCCAAACGGGCAAAAAACTAAGAATACCTGCCAAAACAGTTATTGCCTTCAAATTATCTAAAACTATCAAAGATGAAATTAAAGATCTAAAATTAAAATAA
- a CDS encoding DUF2963 domain-containing protein gives MSKSTIKEIINDWSQRVTQELRNNKLIKKTCYYEDNKTIHFIEEYSPITGKQTKYTSYNRDGTVKFNTEDNE, from the coding sequence ATGAGTAAATCAACCATAAAAGAAATAATTAACGATTGGTCCCAAAGAGTAACTCAAGAATTAAGAAACAATAAATTAATTAAAAAAACTTGTTATTACGAAGATAACAAAACAATTCACTTTATTGAAGAATATAGCCCAATAACTGGCAAACAAACTAAATACACTAGTTACAACCGCGATGGAACAGTTAAATTTAATACCGAAGACAACGAATAA
- a CDS encoding DUF2963 domain-containing protein: MKTIKQTHFRTDGKTIKKITEYALQTRNKTKTTWFRYDGKTIYSIYEYNSQTGNQIKDTFFQLDGKTIHFID; this comes from the coding sequence ATGAAAACAATAAAACAAACCCATTTCCGTACAGATGGCAAAACAATTAAAAAAATCACCGAATACGCTCTCCAAACAAGAAATAAAACTAAAACGACATGGTTTCGATATGATGGCAAAACAATTTACTCCATCTACGAATACAACTCACAAACTGGAAACCAAATAAAAGATACCTTTTTCCAACTCGACGGCAAAACAATCCATTTCATTGACTAA